AACCGAATTCACCGTTTCCTGATCGGCCGTGGCCACCGAATACATTGCGGTTCCAAGATGTTGAACTTCGCGGGGCGATAAATTTTTCAACACCTCTGCCGCTTCATCTTCGCCCAGCAACATCATCAGGATCGCAGATTTCTGCGTTCCTGTCAGCTCGATCACTTCTTCTTCTGCGCCTACTGCCTCAGCCATCTTCCGCCACCTTCATCAAATCACGTTCATGTCTTTTTCCATCATCGCCTTAAACACATTAGACACGCGACCGGCTTCATCCCCCACCATCATTCTGATCAATGCGACCTTATCATCATAAGAGTTCGCCGTATCTAACATTTCAGCTGAAATTGCCGTTTTCTTAGGCTTCAACTTGGCTTTCAGATCTTCAAGCGATTGTCCTTCTTGCAAATCCATAGCCTCGAGTTCTGCCATATTTTGATCTGCGAAAGATGCTTTCAAGGCGTCTTGAGATGGCGTTAGCAGGCGCGTCATCAAAGGACGAAGAATTCCTAAAGAAACCACAGCAATAATTAACAACATCACAGACTTATTCATCAAGTCACGCACCCAGGGTTCTTGGTACCATTCAATGACCACTCCATCAACAATTTTGGTCATGAATGGACGGCTGGAAATAATCACCATATCCCCCCGCTCTGGCGTCAGACCCAATGCATTGGTGACCAACGCTTGAATTTCTTGTTTTTCTTCAGCGCTGATCGTTTGAACTTGCGATTGACCATCGGGGCCCACAATCATTTGCTCGCGCAATAAAACGGCGACAGTAATTTTTTGAATTTTCGCCGACGGCATCTTACGCGTAGAAATCTGGCGGCTAACCTCATAGTTCTGAACTTCGCTGCTAGACCGCATCATCGGATCTGCTTCTTGCACCGTCCTGGCTTTTTTGGGCGCATTAGGAGGCGCATAATTCGCAACAGTATTGCCAGTATTTGCATCTCCTGGCACAACGTTTGGATCATCTGTCTGCCGCTCGGCATCGGCTTCCCCTGCTGCATCTACATCATTTCCTATGGCGTCAGCTTCATCCCCAATCGCGTCAAAATTGCTTTGCGCGGGCGGTGTATTGCCAACTGATCCCGGAATACCTCGGGCCCTGTTCGCCACTTGTTCATCAACACTTTTTTGTTGGCTCAACAGAACGTTGTCAGGCAAGACTCGATCCTCGGTCACCTCCAATGTGGTGAAATCTATATCAATATTAACTTGACTTGATACATTTCCGGGGCCGACAATCGGCGTCAACAGGCGTTCCACCCGAGCGCGGTAAATATCTTCTATTCGCATCCGGTATTGAAATTGTAACTCAGACGCGGT
The sequence above is drawn from the Rhodobacteraceae bacterium IMCC1335 genome and encodes:
- the fliF gene encoding flagellar M-ring protein FliF; the encoded protein is MTELTTNTDYPPAQQGGMLPAIRSSFKQADNFYRQPAFQRALPSIAAALVAIVGLIVYIAIQTPDRTTLFASLSEGEKARVFDALKNNGMDVQIDPATGELTVPVDDYHNAKLNLAAQGIPMQAPTGSSALNDMPMGTSRSVEALKIKQSLEYELARSITEIESVTNARVHLAIPERSAFARNTQEPSASVFIELASGRTLSSTQVEAIVNLVSSSVPNLAKSKVSIIDQAGRLLSNSIEDAASTASELQFQYRMRIEDIYRARVERLLTPIVGPGNVSSQVNIDIDFTTLEVTEDRVLPDNVLLSQQKSVDEQVANRARGIPGSVGNTPPAQSNFDAIGDEADAIGNDVDAAGEADAERQTDDPNVVPGDANTGNTVANYAPPNAPKKARTVQEADPMMRSSSEVQNYEVSRQISTRKMPSAKIQKITVAVLLREQMIVGPDGQSQVQTISAEEKQEIQALVTNALGLTPERGDMVIISSRPFMTKIVDGVVIEWYQEPWVRDLMNKSVMLLIIAVVSLGILRPLMTRLLTPSQDALKASFADQNMAELEAMDLQEGQSLEDLKAKLKPKKTAISAEMLDTANSYDDKVALIRMMVGDEAGRVSNVFKAMMEKDMNVI